The Candidatus Methanoperedens sp. nucleotide sequence AACCCCTATCCTATCGCATATCTCCTCAACCTCTGCCATGCTGTGACTGCTCAAAAATACGGTTACGCCTTTTTCTTTGCTGAGTTTTTTAATCAAATCCCGCATCATCTGGGCTCCCAGGGGATCGATGCCGCTGGTAGGTTCATCAAGGAACAGCACGCTAGGCTCGTTTATCAGTGCCTGAGCGAGACCGAAACGTTTGCGCATGCCGGTTGAGAATCCGCCTGTTCTCTGGTCTACAGCACGGTTAAGACCAACCAGTTCAAGCAGGTCAACGATACGTTTCTCCCTTGTCTTTTCATCGATATCGTAGAGCTTGGCATAGAACCTGAGGTTCTGCCTTGCAGTGAGGTTATCATAATAGCCAGCGGGTTCTGGTAAAACCCCAGTGGCTTCCCGTATCTTTATAATCTCTCTCACAATATCATAGCCTGCTACTTTGCCTGTGCCGCTTGTAGGTTCAAGCAAGCCTATGAGCATCTTCATAGTAGTGGTCTTGCCTGCGCCATTAGGACCAACAAAGCCAAAGACCTCCCCCTTTTTAACCCTCAGGTTAAGCGAATCCACTGCTATAAGTTCATGTTTCTTACCAAAACTCTTGGTAAGATTTATAGTTTCTATAATGTTTTCATTTCGATCGATTTTATTCATATTTATCTTCTCCCGAATTTGCGTATTATAAACACCAGCACAATAATAGCCAGCACCACCATCCCGATTCCTGCCACTCCGCTTGATCCTGATTTCTCCACATTGATTTTAATGCTCTTTTCCTCGCCCTGAATATCACCACTCTTGGCACGCATGAATATCTCTTTTATTCCTGAACCTGCATCTGCCTGCGCAGTGATCTCAACAGGGATATTCCTCGATTCACCGGCTTCCAGTGTTTCTATTGTCCCGAAGCTCCTTATCTGGGTACTGATACCGCTGACATCCTGTATCTCAAGCTGAACGCTGCTCAGTGCCACATCCCCGCCATTTCTAAGGGTTACACTGATTTCTGTCGAACCGCC carries:
- a CDS encoding ABC transporter ATP-binding protein → MNKIDRNENIIETINLTKSFGKKHELIAVDSLNLRVKKGEVFGFVGPNGAGKTTTMKMLIGLLEPTSGTGKVAGYDIVREIIKIREATGVLPEPAGYYDNLTARQNLRFYAKLYDIDEKTREKRIVDLLELVGLNRAVDQRTGGFSTGMRKRFGLAQALINEPSVLFLDEPTSGIDPLGAQMMRDLIKKLSKEKGVTVFLSSHSMAEVEEICDRIGVIARGKLLAEGTVEELRDRVRGKVGVRYALEVNDLPMQRVVEGLKGLKGMRSVEKANGHVSLLTDPGVRMEIAMAVKSMGGTISKFEEERMDLQRVFLKLIEESA